The sequence TTCCGAGATGACTTTATTAACTTCCGGGGGCAGAAGTTACTTCCGGGGGTGGAAGTGCTCTTTGATCTACGGCCGAAGAACACCAGGTCTGATCTCTTCGATAGGGAGGTTGAGCTTGGCAGGTTCGTTGAGTATGTCGGTGGGTTGGGTTTACCCATTACCCTGGTTCTTGGCTTCCGTAGGGTCGGTAAGTCCTCCTTAATACTCGTGGCCATCAGGGAGATGGGTCTCCCATCGATATACATCGACCTAAGGAAGTTTGAGGAGAGGCAATACCTGTCATATAGGGACTTCATCCTTGAGCTCCAACACGAGGTTAACAACCTCACCAGTAGGTTTCCTGGACTACTCGACTTCCTTAGGAACATAAGTGGCGTTAGCATCATGGGCAATCAAGTACTCTTCTCCTGGAAGAGCAGTAACAGGGCTTCCCTCTCCTCATTACTCGACGCCCTAAATGATTGGGCTAGTAACGGCGTTGTCATCGTCCTTGATGAGGCCCCGGAGCTCGTTAAGGCGAGAGGCTTCAACGTACTGCCAGTCTTCGCCTACGCATATGACAACCTGAGGAAGGTTAGGTTCATAATAAGCGGCTCAAAAATGGGGCTCCTTTACAGGTTCCTTAGGATTAGGGACCCCGAATCACCACTCTTCGGCAGGGCAATGGACATTGTGGAGTTATCGCCCTTCACCAGGGACCAAGTGGCTGAATTCCTTAGGCGGGGTTTCGAGGAGTTGGGTATTGAATTTAGGGATTTTGACGCCGTGTATGAGGAGCTCGGTGGCATCCCGGGCTGGCTCACGTACTTTGGCCTTAGGTACTACGAATATAGGGATCTGGACAAGGCGATTAATGAGACCATGAGCTACGCAACAGCGTTGATAATGCAGGAATTCCATAACTTCCTAACCGATAAGGCGGCCGCGAAGGATAGGTACCTGGCAATAATGAGGATTGTGGCCAGGGAATGCGCGGGTTGGGGCGAGATAAAGAACGGGCTTGAGGTGGCGCTCGGCATGGAGGTAAGCGACTCAAGGATAAGCGAGTACCTAAGGCAATTGCTCGACTCGGCCTGGATAATCAAGGTGGGCAATAAGTACTGCCCAGCCGAGCCATTGATAGGCGCGGCATTCAGGACCTGAGGATCATAAGCAATTAAATTATTTTTTAAGGATGAGATAGCAAGTGATTAAACCAGCCATGGGCATATTCAGCGTTAAGGCACGCATTTAAAACGTCAGGGAGCCCGCTAGGTCAACCACGGTTGACCTAATCGTGAATACAGGCTCAACATACACCGTGATACCCAGCAGGGTACTCGAAGAATTAGGCATCAAGCCCATTAGAACCGTTAGACTTAGACTAACTGACGGTAGAGTTATTGAGAGACCGTTGGGTGAGGCGGGCATTGAGGCTGAGGGATTCACGGTATCCGCAACGCCGGTCATCTTCGGCGATGAGGGCATCTACCTACTTGGCTCAGTAACCATGGAACAACCCCGGCCTCGCCCAGACCCCATCGAGAAGAGGCTAAGACCCACCAAGGCGTTACTAATGGCTACGTGGGCCAATGTCCTGTTTAGTCATTAAAGTCCTTATTAACTTACCAACGACACAATCCATCAATGGACCACACAACAGCTAAAGTCAGGCTCTGCAGTCCACGGGACACGGGCAGCGCCTACACGTGGATCAAGGCCTCAAGACTCAGGGAACTAGGCATTGAACCAATGACCAGGTGAAGGTTCAGGACGATTGAGGGTAGGATAATTGAGAGAAACATTGGCGAAGCAGTAATCGAATGCATGGGTGAAAGGGCAACAACAATCGTAATCTTCGCCGAAGAAAACGACACAGAAGTCCTCGGAATATACTCACCGGAAGGCCTCAGGCTGGAGGTAGACCCAGTAACGAAGCAATTAAAGAAGATCGAAGCATTACTCACGGTATAAATGAGCTTGTGGTGGGGCCGCCGGGATTTGAACCCGGGATCACTCGGGCTCCCAAGCCCACAGGCCTTTTTGCTGTAGCCTGCGGTGGCTACCCAAGCCGAGCTTTAGGTGCAGTGCTTGCATATCCTAGCCAGGCTAGACTACGGCCCCATCCTTCATTGATTTAATGTAGTTTTTAAGCTTTTACTGATGGGCTTGCTCTACGTGAATGCTGGTTTATTCCTCATGACTGGACTGTTTAGTCATGGCGATAAAGGTTGCTCATTAATTGTTGATGGCATATTAATGTTCAATGCGGGTATATGTTGCGGAAGCCAATTATTGAGGGGGTTAGTTGTAAGGATGGTGTGCATGGACATGAGTGAGGCATTAATAGTAGGGTTTTATTGCTTGTGGGTGGTATTTCCGTCCCTGTCCTTACGTGTTTCCTTCCTCTCCGCTTGCTCCAGTATTTCTACCCATGTTAGGAAGCAGTCGGTCACCGTGCTTCCCGTCCATTTCTGCTTCTCCTCACTGCCCATGTTCATCAACCCAGGTGCTTCCTGAAGAAGTTAACCGTCCTTTCCCAAGCATCCTTCGCGGCCACCTCGTTGTATGCGGGCCCGCCCTCGGTGGCGAAGGCGTGGTACGTGCCTGGGTAGAAGGCCATTTCGAACCTGGGTTTGTGGGTGAGCACAGCCTTTATTAGGTCTGGTATTCCCTGGTTTATGGCTGGGTCCTCACTGGCGTAAATGGTCAGTATTGCCCCCTTGATTTTGGCGATGTCGTTTATGTTCCTGGGGTTCCTTCCGTAGTAAATAACCGATGCGTCGAAGGGCGCCCTCGTCGATGCCTCAAAGGCTAGGCCGCCGCCCATACAGAAGCCTATTATGCCCATCCTCTCCACCCTGTACGTGCTCTTTACGTAGTTGTGTGTGTCCACTATGTCCCTGACCATCCTTTCTTCGGTGGTTTCCCTGTTGATGGCTAGTTCCTGCACTATCTCCCTCTCCGTCTGTGATAGTGTGCTCATTAACTCGTTAATTGCCTTGGGGTCAGCCCTCCTCTCTGGTGGTAGGGACCAGAATCTCCTCATTATGCCTGCGATGTTCTGTTCGGTGAATACGCTGGCGTTCCTTGAGTATAGGTTTGGTGCGATGGCTAGGTAGCCGAGGCCCGCCAATCTCTTGGTAGTGTTTTTTATGAATTCCGTGATTCCGAATATTTCGTGTATCACGATCACGGCTGACTTATACGGCGTGTCCGGTGTTGCTTGGAATGCGGTTAATTCGCTACCGTCGCTCGTCCTGTACCTTATGTATTCTTCCCTTGGCATGCCTATGGGTGTTGGTTTCTGTCTTATTAGGTTTTCGTTATCGATTTTTAGAACTACTCACTTGTTATTCTCCATTATTGCTTAGAGATAATTTTTTAAGTGCCTGCGGTACTCGTCCTTTGGTTTTTGAGGTTTTTAATATGCCCTCCTTAAAGGATGAAATGGAGAAGAAGATTATGGAAATTCTTCCTTCGGAGGCTAAGTTCTCCAGGGTTGAGTTTGAGGGTCCCAACGTAATTATCTACGTAATGAACCCTAGGTACGTCATGGAACACAGTGAGTACATCAAGACCCTTGCCAAGGAATTGAAGAAGTACATAATCATTAGGGGTGATCCAAAGGTTAGGATTAGGGAGGTTGATAAATTGAAGAAGACCATTATAGACATGGTTACGAAGAGTGTTGGGTCCAACGTAATTGATGACATTGTGGTTGATGAACCAACTGGTGAGGTCTATGTTTACCTGAAGAAGCCTGTTAGGGAGAGGAGTAAGTTGGAGAAGGAGATATTGGCTGAGACTGGTTGGAAGCCCTGGATAATAGCCACAGCCCTAGAAATGGGCGCTGGGCTGCCTAGGTCGGATATTGATGCCGTTAAGCAGATACAGTTGGCCACGGCTAAGGACAGGCTCGAATTCCTTAAGAGACTGGGCATGAGGATCCATAGGGAGCCCATTTACAGAGATGCCAGGATAACGGTGACCGGGCTCGGGGCCCAAATGGAGGTTGGTAGGAGCGCCATACTCGTCAGAACCAAGGAAAGCTCGATACTGCTTGACTGCGGTGTTAAGCCCTCGAGTTCAGGCGACGAGGCTCCTTTAATTGACGACCTCGATCTGGATACCTTGGACGCAGTAGTCATCACCCACGCGCACATGGACCACATAGGTTATGTGCCGTACCTATTCAAGTATGGTTATAAGGGGCCTGTCTACATGACTGAGCCGACTAAGTACCTAATGGAGGTATTGCTGACTGACTATATTGAGCAGGCGGAGTCTGAGGGTAGGGTGCCGCCGTACAGTAGGCAGGACCTCGCCCAAGCCCTTTACCACACAATAACCCTCAACTACGCGGACCACCCGACGGATATCTCGCCGGACACGAAGCTCATGCTCTTTGATGCTGGGCATGAGGTCGGCTCGTCCGTGGTTCACCTACACATTGGTAATGGCCTATACAACATCATTTACACGGGTGATATGAAGTATGGACCAACGAGGCTATTGAACCCAGCCCACAATAAGTTCAAGAGGGCCGAGCTACTCATCATGGAAAGCACGTATGGCGGTAAGGAGGATATTCAAACACCGAGGCAGGAAAGCGAGCAGAAGCTTGTGGAGCTTGTTGGGCATACGGTTGAGCATGATGGTAAGGTGTTAATACCGGTCTTCAGCACGGGTAGGGCCCAGGAAATACTCCTGGTGCTTAATGAAGCCATTAATAATAAGCAGTTGCCGAAGGTGCCCATTTACGTTGATGGCATGGTCCTCGAGACACTGAACGTGCACCTAATGTTCCCTGACTACCTGAACAGGACCCTTAGGGAATTGATATATGATGGCGTGAACCCGTTCCTCAGCGAGTACGTTAAGCCAATCGAGAGGGCAAGGGACCCCGAGAAGCGTAAGGAGCAGGTCATGGAGATACTCCAGGGACCACCGGCCGTGATACTGGCACCACACGGCATGCTTAATGGAGGCCCAATAATGGATTACTTCGTGCATGCGGCTGAGGATGAGAGAAACCTGCTGTTATTTGTCTCGTACCAGGCGGAGAATACCATTGGTAGGAAGATCCAGCAGGGCGAGAGGAAGTTGACGGTTAGGTACTACTCGGATAAGGTCACTCTGGACGTCAAGATGAAGGTTGACTCAATACCCGGGTTCTCCGGGCATAGTGACAGAAGGCAGTTGCTTAATTACGTGAGGAACATGGAGCCTAAGCCACATAGGGTGATGCTTGTTCACGGCGAACCCTCCAAGATAATGAACCTAGCGCTTACCCTGGAGCTTCAATTGAAGATACCAA is a genomic window of Vulcanisaeta souniana JCM 11219 containing:
- a CDS encoding AAA family ATPase, whose amino-acid sequence is MEVLFDLRPKNTRSDLFDREVELGRFVEYVGGLGLPITLVLGFRRVGKSSLILVAIREMGLPSIYIDLRKFEERQYLSYRDFILELQHEVNNLTSRFPGLLDFLRNISGVSIMGNQVLFSWKSSNRASLSSLLDALNDWASNGVVIVLDEAPELVKARGFNVLPVFAYAYDNLRKVRFIISGSKMGLLYRFLRIRDPESPLFGRAMDIVELSPFTRDQVAEFLRRGFEELGIEFRDFDAVYEELGGIPGWLTYFGLRYYEYRDLDKAINETMSYATALIMQEFHNFLTDKAAAKDRYLAIMRIVARECAGWGEIKNGLEVALGMEVSDSRISEYLRQLLDSAWIIKVGNKYCPAEPLIGAAFRT
- a CDS encoding dienelactone hydrolase family protein; the protein is MPREEYIRYRTSDGSELTAFQATPDTPYKSAVIVIHEIFGITEFIKNTTKRLAGLGYLAIAPNLYSRNASVFTEQNIAGIMRRFWSLPPERRADPKAINELMSTLSQTEREIVQELAINRETTEERMVRDIVDTHNYVKSTYRVERMGIIGFCMGGGLAFEASTRAPFDASVIYYGRNPRNINDIAKIKGAILTIYASEDPAINQGIPDLIKAVLTHKPRFEMAFYPGTYHAFATEGGPAYNEVAAKDAWERTVNFFRKHLG
- a CDS encoding beta-CASP ribonuclease aCPSF1, whose product is MPSLKDEMEKKIMEILPSEAKFSRVEFEGPNVIIYVMNPRYVMEHSEYIKTLAKELKKYIIIRGDPKVRIREVDKLKKTIIDMVTKSVGSNVIDDIVVDEPTGEVYVYLKKPVRERSKLEKEILAETGWKPWIIATALEMGAGLPRSDIDAVKQIQLATAKDRLEFLKRLGMRIHREPIYRDARITVTGLGAQMEVGRSAILVRTKESSILLDCGVKPSSSGDEAPLIDDLDLDTLDAVVITHAHMDHIGYVPYLFKYGYKGPVYMTEPTKYLMEVLLTDYIEQAESEGRVPPYSRQDLAQALYHTITLNYADHPTDISPDTKLMLFDAGHEVGSSVVHLHIGNGLYNIIYTGDMKYGPTRLLNPAHNKFKRAELLIMESTYGGKEDIQTPRQESEQKLVELVGHTVEHDGKVLIPVFSTGRAQEILLVLNEAINNKQLPKVPIYVDGMVLETLNVHLMFPDYLNRTLRELIYDGVNPFLSEYVKPIERARDPEKRKEQVMEILQGPPAVILAPHGMLNGGPIMDYFVHAAEDERNLLLFVSYQAENTIGRKIQQGERKLTVRYYSDKVTLDVKMKVDSIPGFSGHSDRRQLLNYVRNMEPKPHRVMLVHGEPSKIMNLALTLELQLKIPTIFMNNGETVRLI